One region of Chryseobacterium muglaense genomic DNA includes:
- the dprA gene encoding DNA-processing protein DprA, whose protein sequence is MYSEEHLYSIALRECNFIGDINFFKLVRRFGTAENVWKTPKKELSKTDGIGTKIISDIGNPDHLKFAENEIAFCEKNFIKINLRHQNDLPFLLTECDDAPAILYQKGNFDTKLKPISLVGTRNITAYGKKFIEDFFEESKSHQYISVSGLALGVDKEVHEQSLQHQIPTIGVLAHGFHTFYPSKNRKLSEKIIEENGGLLTEFNSSRKPDRENFIQRNRIIAGISPATIVVETAFGGGSISTATFANTYNRDIFALPGKITDKYSQGCNHLIFQNKATAISTIKDLIDLLGFNNPKEKMEELFPHSKITIQLSENQELIYRNISENPHISLDDLSEKISVPAHKLLPIILELELLGKVKSFSGRQFIVI, encoded by the coding sequence ATGTATTCTGAAGAACACCTCTATTCTATCGCTCTGCGTGAATGCAATTTTATTGGTGACATTAATTTTTTCAAACTCGTACGTCGATTTGGAACAGCCGAAAATGTTTGGAAAACTCCTAAAAAAGAACTCAGCAAAACTGATGGAATTGGCACTAAAATCATTTCTGACATTGGAAATCCTGACCATTTGAAATTTGCTGAAAATGAAATTGCTTTTTGTGAGAAAAATTTCATAAAAATTAATTTACGACATCAGAATGACCTTCCGTTTTTATTGACTGAATGCGATGATGCTCCTGCAATACTATACCAGAAAGGAAATTTTGACACAAAACTGAAACCCATCAGCTTAGTCGGAACAAGAAATATAACAGCTTACGGCAAAAAGTTTATTGAAGATTTTTTTGAAGAATCGAAATCGCATCAATATATTTCTGTGAGCGGTTTGGCTTTGGGAGTCGACAAAGAAGTTCATGAGCAATCTTTACAGCATCAAATCCCTACGATTGGCGTCTTAGCACATGGCTTTCATACCTTCTACCCTTCAAAAAACAGAAAACTGTCAGAAAAAATTATTGAAGAAAACGGCGGATTATTGACCGAGTTTAATTCGTCAAGGAAACCAGACCGAGAAAATTTTATTCAAAGAAATAGAATTATTGCCGGAATTTCTCCTGCCACTATTGTCGTAGAAACTGCATTTGGTGGAGGCTCTATAAGTACAGCGACATTCGCAAACACTTATAATAGAGATATTTTTGCACTTCCCGGAAAAATTACCGATAAGTATAGCCAGGGATGCAATCATTTAATTTTTCAAAATAAAGCGACTGCAATTTCTACTATAAAAGACTTGATAGACTTGCTTGGATTTAATAATCCTAAAGAAAAAATGGAAGAACTTTTCCCTCACAGCAAAATCACCATTCAATTATCTGAAAATCAAGAATTAATATATAGAAACATCTCCGAAAATCCACACATCTCTCTGGATG